One Glycine max cultivar Williams 82 chromosome 6, Glycine_max_v4.0, whole genome shotgun sequence DNA segment encodes these proteins:
- the LOC100815601 gene encoding uncharacterized protein, which translates to MQSPSSLYLNKNFFTTHHHHLGFHHTLSSTHNSLTSLGFSPKPSCSTRLITAQAYRPNNHKRNGSPKEGARVRGSKDNMWSIDNELAKASSSQKEKRRRQRGRSVVRRKGPKGGRVIVSGAMLLEVETVLQTLEPVIKPIWNTFTSSLSGIWKGVGAVFSPITAEMEPMEIGSKNEHLYDCYTLSRIEVVPSVSGEHTSQIQRKVNWVTLNPYGEIPQHIKGSNVAKDGQHKSSVNVINHVLPTFESFDFKRSDVMEEDVMGCEPGLVYFEDGSYSRGPIDIPVGEYNDTKYYISPTFKFEQCLVKGCHKRIRIVHTIEFINGGSDIQILRVAVYEEEWASPASIDYQSDMEFDAKPFSQRKRTKPSELTGSWKVFEVSATPVYDEESTAEEGNAAPYMYFCMENLKKRSLPKNTDYFGEEERLDMQDVTMLWLPGGVTCYVDINKHGIGVGWYSDEGINLVMERDYGLDGKLKEVRWKSEVKRRWSSPPPIE; encoded by the exons ATGCAATCTCCTTCTTCCCTTTACCTCAACAAGAACTTCTTCACCACACACCATCACCACCTTGGCTTCCACCACACCCTCTCTTCCACCCACAATTCCCTTACCTCTCTTGGCTTCTCGCCCAAGCCATCATGTTCCACGAGGCTTATAACAGCTCAAGCTTACAGGCCCAACAATCACAAGAGGAATGGTTCCCCCAAAGAGGGTGCGAGGGTGAGGGGCAGCAAGGACAACATGTGGAGTATTGACAATGAGCTTGCCAAGGCGTCTTCTTCTCAGAAGGAGAAAAGGAGGAGGCAGAGAGGGAGGAGTGTGGTGAGGAGGAAGGGCCCAAAGGGTGGAAGGGTTATTGTCTCTGGGGCTATGCTGCTGGAGGTTGAGACTGTTCTTCAGACTCTG GAACCAGTTATAAAACCAATTTGGAATACATTTACTAGCAGTCTCAGTGGAATTTGGAAGGGTGTAGGTGCTGTGTTTTCTCCCATCACAGCTGAAATGGAACCAATGGAAATAGGTAGCAAGAATGAACATCTATATGACTGCTATACTCTTTCCCGCATAGAGGTAGTACCATCAGTTTCAGGTGAGCATACATCTCAAATCCAGAGAAAGGTTAACTGGGTGACTTTGAATCCTTATGGTGAAATACCACAGCATATTAAAGGCAGCAATGTAGCCAAAGATGGGCAGCACAAATCCAGCGTTAATGTAATAAATCATGTTTTGCCTACATTTGAATCGTTTGACTTTAAAAGGAGTGATGTGATGGAAGAAGATGTCATGGGCTGTGAACCAGGCCTTGTTTACTTTGAA GACGGGTCATATTCTCGAGGTCCTATAGATATTCCAGTGGGTGAATACAATGATACAAAATACTATATCTCACCAACTTTCAAGTTCGAACAA TGCTTGGTTAAAGGCTGCCACAAAAGGATCCGAATTGTCCACACCATAGAATTCATCAATGGTGGTTCAGATATACAGATATTGAGAGTCGCCGTGTATGAAGAAGAATGGGCCAGTCCTGCTTCCATTGATTACCAAAG TGACATGGAGTTCGACGCAAAGCCATTTTCACAAAGAAAACGAACCAAGCCATCAGAGCTAACAGGGTCATGGAAAGTCTTTGAGGTAAGTGCAACTCCCGTGTACGATGAGGAGAGCACGGCAGAAGAAGGCAATGCTGCCCCGTACATGTACTTTTGTATGGAAAATCTAAAGAAGAGGAGCCTCCCCAAGAACACTGACTACTTTGGCGAGGAGGAGCGGCTTGACATGCAGGATGTGACCATGCTATGGCTTCCTGGAGGCGTGACATGCTATGTTGACATTAACAAGCATGGCATTGGAGTTGGTTGGTACTCTGATGAAGGGATCAACCTTGTGATGGAGAGAGACTATGGGTTGGATGGAAAGCTCAAAGAGGTGAGATGGAAATCAGAGGTGAAAAGAAGGTGGTCTAGTCCTCCTCCTATTGAATAA